A stretch of the Luteitalea sp. genome encodes the following:
- a CDS encoding prepilin-type N-terminal cleavage/methylation domain-containing protein, with the protein MDRWQQSQPCAVHGFTLIECVTALAIIVVLA; encoded by the coding sequence ATGGACCGATGGCAGCAAAGCCAGCCCTGTGCGGTGCACGGCTTCACGCTCATCGAGTGCGTCACGGCGCTCGCCATCATCGTGGTGCTGGCC